One window of Paroedura picta isolate Pp20150507F chromosome 2, Ppicta_v3.0, whole genome shotgun sequence genomic DNA carries:
- the MMADHC gene encoding cobalamin trafficking protein CblD isoform X2: protein MMHACAEIHFIWEKLVRETKAHGNGQCPRTVWPDEVMGPFGPQDQRFQLPGNIGFDCHLNGTASQKTMQVHKRLPDILVEPLASERHEFVMAQQINEFQSTGVAHKQEVNNAKAYFETAKVECAIQTCPELLRKDFESMFPEVTSNNLTILTVTQKTANDMTSWSEEVESERESLIENFINGAKEICYALSAEGYWADFIEPTSGLAFFGPYTNSTLFETDERYHHLGFSIEDLGCCKVIRHTLWGTHVMVGSIFTNASPNCPIMKKLSGN from the exons ATGATGCATGCTTGTGCAGAAATACACTTCATATG GGAGAAACTCGTCCGTGAAACAAAGGCCCATGGAAATGGCCAGT GTCCAAGAACTGTGTGGCCAGATGAAGTAATGGGACCTTTTGGTCCGCAGGACCAGAGATTCCAGCTCCCGGGTAACATAGGCTTCGACTGTCATCTAAATGGTACAGCATCTCAGAAGACAATGCAAGTCCACAAAAGATTGCCTGACATTTTAGTGGAACCCTTGGCGAGTGAAAGGCATGAATTTGTGATGGCTCAGCAGATCAATGAATTTCAG AGTACCGGTGTTGCTCATAAACAAGAAGTTAATAATGCAAAAGCATACTTTGAAACTGCCAAGGTAGAATGTGCAATACAAACATGCCCAGAACTATTGCGTAAAG ATTTTGAGTCCATGTTTCCAGAAGTGACTTCCAATAATCTAACCATACTAACCGTAACTCAAAAAACTGCAAATGATATGACTTCCTGGAGTGAAGAAGTTGAAAGTGAACGAGAGTCTCTCATAGAAAAT TTTATCAATGGTGCCAAGGAAATTTGCTATGCTTTGTCTGCTGAAGGCTATTGGGCAGATTTCATTGAACCAACTTCAGGACTAGCA TTTTTTGGCCCTTATACAAACAGCACCCTTTTTGAAACTGATGAACGTTATCACCATTTAGGATTTTCTATTGAAGACCTTGGCTGCTGCAAAGTTATTCGTCATACTCTCTGGGGAACACATGTGATGGTAGGAAGCATTTTCACCAACGCTTCACCTAACTGCCCTATCATGAAGAAACTGAGTGGAAACTAG
- the MMADHC gene encoding cobalamin trafficking protein CblD isoform X1 gives MEMASVLCNRARLVTYLPGFYSLVRRVVTPKAFSTAGSSGSDEPSIAAAPPDICPRTVWPDEVMGPFGPQDQRFQLPGNIGFDCHLNGTASQKTMQVHKRLPDILVEPLASERHEFVMAQQINEFQSTGVAHKQEVNNAKAYFETAKVECAIQTCPELLRKDFESMFPEVTSNNLTILTVTQKTANDMTSWSEEVESERESLIENFINGAKEICYALSAEGYWADFIEPTSGLAFFGPYTNSTLFETDERYHHLGFSIEDLGCCKVIRHTLWGTHVMVGSIFTNASPNCPIMKKLSGN, from the exons ATGGAAATGGCCAGT GTGCTTTGTAACAGAGCTAGACTGGTGACGTACCTGCCAGGATTTTATTCTTTGGTTAGAAGGGTTGTAACTCCCAAGGCTTTTTCCACAGCAGGATCATCTGGCTCAGATGAGCCTTCTATTGCTGCTGCACCTCCTGATATAT GTCCAAGAACTGTGTGGCCAGATGAAGTAATGGGACCTTTTGGTCCGCAGGACCAGAGATTCCAGCTCCCGGGTAACATAGGCTTCGACTGTCATCTAAATGGTACAGCATCTCAGAAGACAATGCAAGTCCACAAAAGATTGCCTGACATTTTAGTGGAACCCTTGGCGAGTGAAAGGCATGAATTTGTGATGGCTCAGCAGATCAATGAATTTCAG AGTACCGGTGTTGCTCATAAACAAGAAGTTAATAATGCAAAAGCATACTTTGAAACTGCCAAGGTAGAATGTGCAATACAAACATGCCCAGAACTATTGCGTAAAG ATTTTGAGTCCATGTTTCCAGAAGTGACTTCCAATAATCTAACCATACTAACCGTAACTCAAAAAACTGCAAATGATATGACTTCCTGGAGTGAAGAAGTTGAAAGTGAACGAGAGTCTCTCATAGAAAAT TTTATCAATGGTGCCAAGGAAATTTGCTATGCTTTGTCTGCTGAAGGCTATTGGGCAGATTTCATTGAACCAACTTCAGGACTAGCA TTTTTTGGCCCTTATACAAACAGCACCCTTTTTGAAACTGATGAACGTTATCACCATTTAGGATTTTCTATTGAAGACCTTGGCTGCTGCAAAGTTATTCGTCATACTCTCTGGGGAACACATGTGATGGTAGGAAGCATTTTCACCAACGCTTCACCTAACTGCCCTATCATGAAGAAACTGAGTGGAAACTAG